From Pseudobdellovibrio exovorus JSS, a single genomic window includes:
- a CDS encoding L-threonylcarbamoyladenylate synthase: protein MKKEMSEQLDQAVNLILKNEVVAMPTETVYGLAARIDSEVAIKKIFSVKKRPFFDPLIVHVSSVQQAQSCVQQWHAMCDLLVKKFWPGPLTLVMPKSPLISDLITSGLPNVGLRWPAHPVAQSLISRVGVPLAAPSANLFGRTSPTAAQHVRDEFQNKVFVLDGDSSQIGIESTVLLVKNIDARYELSILRKGAILQSQIEQALADSDLTYQWVESVDKKESPGHMKHHYMPQVPLVVCRNSRMKLSDLTSHLNQKLKELPDEVEGVKIVKPKQPISKIEFLKLSDDPAQAARELYSQLRAASQRMPDALCFIQMPHHQGEMWESVFDRLYKAASLILD from the coding sequence ATGAAAAAAGAGATGTCAGAACAATTAGATCAGGCTGTTAACCTTATTCTGAAGAATGAGGTTGTGGCTATGCCGACAGAAACTGTTTATGGACTGGCAGCTCGTATTGACTCTGAAGTCGCCATAAAAAAAATCTTCAGTGTTAAAAAGCGTCCTTTTTTTGATCCCTTAATTGTACATGTGTCCTCAGTTCAACAAGCGCAAAGTTGTGTGCAACAGTGGCATGCTATGTGTGATTTGTTAGTGAAAAAATTTTGGCCCGGCCCTTTGACTTTAGTGATGCCGAAGTCGCCGTTGATATCGGATCTGATTACATCGGGACTTCCTAATGTGGGATTACGTTGGCCAGCACATCCAGTGGCTCAGAGCTTGATCAGCCGTGTGGGTGTTCCTTTAGCGGCACCGAGTGCGAATCTATTTGGGCGAACTAGTCCGACAGCAGCTCAGCACGTGCGCGATGAGTTCCAAAATAAGGTCTTTGTTCTAGATGGGGATTCCAGTCAGATTGGTATCGAGTCGACAGTGCTTTTGGTAAAAAATATCGACGCCCGCTACGAACTTTCTATCTTGCGTAAGGGTGCAATCCTACAATCCCAAATCGAGCAAGCTTTAGCCGATAGTGATTTGACATATCAATGGGTAGAATCAGTGGATAAAAAAGAATCCCCTGGTCATATGAAACATCATTATATGCCACAGGTACCTTTGGTGGTTTGTCGTAACTCTCGCATGAAGCTTTCAGATTTGACATCCCATTTGAATCAAAAGTTAAAAGAGTTACCGGACGAGGTGGAAGGGGTTAAAATTGTTAAACCCAAGCAGCCTATAAGCAAGATTGAGTTTCTTAAGCTTTCCGACGACCCTGCACAGGCCGCGCGCGAGCTGTATTCGCAGTTGCGAGCAGCCAGCCAGCGCATGCCAGATGCCCTTTGTTTCATTCAAATGCCCCATCATCAGGGTGAAATGTGGGAAAGTGTCTTTGATAGGCTGTACAAAGCCGCCTCTTTAATTTTAGACTAG